Genomic DNA from uncultured Desulfuromusa sp.:
TTTCTTTGCGCTTAAGACAATAATCGGAGTGTTGACTTGTTGTTTTCGGAGTCGCTCGATCAAGGTTAAACCATCGAGTTTAGGGAGCATGATATCTATCACGGCAGCATCGTACGCAACATCCTGGGCCATAAATAAACCTTCGAGGCCATCCGCGGCCCTGTCAACGGCAAAACCCGCCTGGACAAAACCTTTTTTTACAAATTGTGCGGTTCGATTGTCGTCTTCAACAAGAAGAATACGCATTGTTTAATGCCTTTAATGTCTCTATTTCGACCATAAAGTCCACAAAGTTTCTCCCCAAATATAGGCGGTCAGTATCAGGCTCACGAGGACTGCTGCGGAACCGAGGTCTTTCGCCCGTCCCGACAACTCATGTTTTTCCGGGCCGATGCGATCTACGACGGCTTCGATTGCTGAATTGAGCAATTCGACAATCATAACCAGAAACAGGCTTCCAACCATCAAGATCCTTTGTAACGGCTCTACGTCCAGCCAAAAAGCCAAAGGGATAAGGACCAGAGAGAAAAGTAATTCCTGCCGAAAGGCCGCCTCATGCTGAAAAGCTGCTTTCATCCCTAGAGCGGAATAACCAGCCGCGAGGATAATACGTTTAATGCCGACATTCTTTTGCATTTCCATCCTTACAGATCGGAAAAAGAAAGGTTTAAGAAGATTTTAAAATATCTTTCTCTTCTTTGTACAGAGCTGTTTTTATCTGCATAAGCCCTAACAATGTGTGAAAAAGATTGTCGTGAGAAAAATCATTGCCGGCAACCTGTTTGAGCCTCTCAGTATTGATGTTTTGTTTGGAACTTTGACCAAACCACATCAATGCTCCCACATGCTTCTGCGTGTCCGGCGCCATGAAATAAGGCATTCCATGGAGATAAAGTCCACCTTCACCTAAGGATTCACCGTGATCACTCATATAAATCAATGCAGGTTGAAATTTTCCGTCATTTTTCTTGAGCAACTCTATCGTTTGTGACAGGAAGTAATCTGTATAGAGGATGGCGTTATCATAAGCGTTGCCAATATCCTCTTGCCGGCATTCTTCAAGTTGATTGGTTTCGCACACCGGTTTGAATTTTTCAAAAGACTGTGGGTACCTTTTTGAGTAGGCTGGTCCATGGTTTCCCATCTGATGGAGGACAATCAAAATATCGCCTTGCTCCTGTTGATTGATAAACTCCTGCAATCCGCCTAACATTCCCATGTCTCGGCATTCACCGTCACAGACTTTGTTGTTATCAGGGGTGCGATAGTTTTCGTAGCGAACGCGGTCGGCTACCCCTTTTGAGCTGGAATTATTATCCCGCCACAAAATATGAACGCCGCCCCTCGCGAGGACATCAAGGATGTTTTCTGTTGATTTGGCTTTTTTGTCACTGTAGTTCTTCCGTTCGAGATACGAAAACATACAGGGAACTGAAACTGCTGTTGTTGTCCCACATGAATACATATTTGAAAAGTTAATGATATCTTCTTCTTTCAAGAGAGGATTGGTTTCTTTTTCGTATCCGTTCAGAGAGAACCTGTCTGCACGTGCAGCCTCACCAACCACAATAATTGCAAGTTTTCTTCCTTGGCTCGACTCATTTTTTTTTGCATCCAGACCAATGGTCTTGATCTGTTTTTCTCCACTGGAAAATTTATTTCCAATGTATTTTCCTGCTGAATAAAAAGCGTAAGTTGGATTGGTGTAATAGCGCAGAGGTTTATGTTCTCTAAAGAAGGACGTGTAGAATTTACTGAAAGAGAGGAGAGCAATAATGATGATGAGAAGAGACAGGGACATTGTTGCTGTTGTTGTCAGAATCGTCCGCCTGATGGTTTGGGAGGGTGTTCTGACTTTGTAAATGAGAGTTGCCGGCAAAATTCCCAGAAAAAACAGGTAGAGCAAGAGCTTGGTGCTGATGAGATCGATCGATTCACCGGCATTTGTTTCAAGGACATTCTGGATCATCGTATCATCAATGATCGTACTGTAAGAATTGGCAAAATAACTGATAAAAGCCGCAATCAGAACAGAAAATATCAGAACGGGTTTGAGAGTTAACCTCGAGTTAAAAAGGCAGAAAAATAAGACCAGAAAACAACTGAAAACGACTGCGATGGAAAGGAGAAAAGACATGTTGGACGTTGAGATCGGATAAATTTTCGTAACGTTGATAAAAAATCTGTAGTTATCAGCAAAAACCAAAAACAATGAGGTGAGAATGATTAATTTCACCCTGGAAAGTTGTAAGATCATAGACGGTTCTTTTCTTAAAGATAAAATCAGAGTTAAAGTTCGGCTGTGTGAGCCGGAACATCATTTCTGCTGCTCCAGGCGTTGATGCCGTTTTTATAAATGGAAGCAGCCGCTTGGTAGTAGCTTATATTCAGCTGTACGACAGGGTTGTCTTTTTCTGTAAGCTGCTCAGATAGCTGATCTTTTTCATAACCCGTCAGCAGAGTTATGCGTTCTTTTGGGCCCAGAATTGCGAGTTGCTGCCCGTTGTAAAGGCCAAGATTCTGATAATTGGCGATCAGAGCTCGTTCTGGCGGTGCCAGGAGAAGATCCCGACCAAAAAAGCAAGAGCGGTAACTCATGTTCAACAGGCCGAGCAGTGTTGGAGCGAGATCAATCTGGCTGGCAAGACTGTTGTTGATTTCCGGTTGTATCTGTTGCGGAGCATAAATCCAGAGAGGGATATGATAACGCTCAATCGGCAGCGCCTGCTTTCCTGCACTCCCCGCTTGATGATCGGCAACAATGACAAAGATCGTGTTGTCAAACCACGGTTTCTCAGAGGCCTGCCGGATGAGTTCACCAATGGCGTAATCCGTATATTTGACTGCTCCGGCTCGCCCTTTCCCAGATGGAATATCGATTCTTCCTTCAGGGTAGGTATAAGGTCGGTGATTAGAAGTTGTCATCAGATGGAGGAAGAATGGCTTTTCCTTCTGATTTTCATGATCAGCAACTTTGATCGCTTGCCGGTAGAGGTCTTCATCAGCCATTCCCCAGGCGTTGGTAAAATGGATTTCATCATCAGGGACCTTTGACTGATCGACAATGTCATAACCATTCCCTGAAAAAAAAGCATTCATGTTTTCGAAGTAACCCCGCCCACCATAGAGAAAATATGAGCTGTATCCTTTTGTATTGAGGACATTTCCAAGCGACCAGAGGTTTGTTTCCCGGCCTATGCGTTTGATGATTGAACGCCCGGGGGTGGGAGGGATTGACAGGGTAATAGCCTCTAATCCCCTTGTGGTTCTGGTTCCAGTTGCATAGAGGTTGTCAAAAAACAAACTTTTCTTTATCAGCGCATCAAGGTTGGGGGTTAAGTGTTTGTTATTGCCAAAATAACCAAGGAAATCAGAACTCAGGCTCTCAACCGTAATGAGGATGATATTGGATCTCTTCTCGGTTCCGGTGCGGGTTATTTCACGGCGGATGTCGAAAGGGGCCTGACTGATGAAATGACTGTTTGGTTCGGCGGTTTCCTTTCTGATCAGGGTGTCAGCCTTCCTTGTCGAGAGTGAGGTATAAAACTGCTGAAAATCGAGTTCATTGTTCCTGAATGCGGCGACAAATTGGTAGGGACCGTTACTTGCCAGCTCTTTGACGTAAGCATTGGCGGAAATGTTTCGCAGTTCCTGATTGATGGTGAAAAATCCGGTGATGGGTAGCAGCAGCAGAATTGCGGCTATCAGGCAGCGTCTGGAGAATTTTTCCTGACTGCGCAGGGATCTCTGAATCAGAGTTGACAGTGGTTGGTAAAGGAGAAGCGCAACAAAAAAAAGTCCGCAAAGAATCATGATGACGGGGTAGGACTGGACAATATTATCCGTCACTTCGCGGCGATAAATCAGATAGTCGATAGAGATAAAGTTAAATCTGACACTGAACTCCTGCCAAAAGAAATATTCAGCAACAGCAATGAAGCAGGCAGCATAAATTGTTGAGAACAGAGTCAACTTAAGCCAAAGTGCATGGAAGCGATGAGCCCAGATTCTCTGTGGCAGAAGGCCAATATAGAGAATGGCAGGAATCATCGCATAGGCATAGAAAGCACTGTCAAAAAGCCAGCCTGAAGTGAAAATCTCTAAATAATTGTAGAGTGTCGGCGTGATATTTTCCCAGCTTAAAAGCAGAAGGATCAGTCGGGTTAGAAAAAACAGCAGGATCCAGAAAGCGTAGATACCAAGGATCAGCTGGAAGCGAGAAGATTTCATGGGTGCGCCTTTGAGAATGATAAATTAAAGCCGTTTATATGGTGAAAATTTGCTGGATGATAGCGGGAGAAAATGACGTCAAAATGACGAGAAGATTACCTTTTGGCAATGTTTGCAAAGGTCTCAATGACTCCATGTGGCAGCAGGACTGTGGCAATGAAAGATTCAGAAGACATTTCTCTATTTAGTCACTTGACTTAATTTGGTCGAATGACTAAATTGAAACAGATTAGGAATGGAGGTGTGATCTGTGAATAAATACCAAACCAGTGATAAAACCAGGCGGGCTTTGATCGGTGCTGCGGGGGAATTGGCTGCTGAAGAAGGGTTTAGTACTATTACCACGCGCAAGATTGCAGAGCGATCCGGAGAGAATATCGGGAGTATTCATTACCACTTTGGCAGTAAAGAAAAGTTGTTTGAAGTAACGTTGTTGGCGGCTTGCAGGAGTTGGATTACTCATCCGTTAGCCGAGATTCTGGTTGATTGTAACTTGCAGAGCAAAAAAGGTCAGGCTGAGGCCATAATCCGGGCTATTACCAGGGTTACCAATCTGCTGTTTGACAGAGACATTCCCGGTTGGCATTGCCGGGTTGTTTTTCAGGTCATGCAAACGGACAACAACCTGCGGGATCTTTTCTCTGCTACGGTTATGGATGAAGAGCTCGAACAGATTGGAAAATTACTCAATGCCATCGATCCGACCTTGAGTGAAGAATTACGGTTACAGCATTTCCTGCTGCTGTTCATCCCCTTGTATTTTCATGCAGATTATCGGAGCGCTATTTTACAACGGCTCGGGAAGGAAGAATATAGCGAAGAGTATCTGGAGACTTTACGTGATAGCTGCATCCGGCAGGCTTTGATGCGATATCATTTGCCGGTCGAATAAAACTGAAGAAAAGAGAGATTCATCATGCGTAAACAAAATATTATTATTTTTACTTTATGCCTTGTGCTGCTTCTGGTTGGTTTTTCCGCTGCTGCAGAAAAGGGTTCCAAGTTACAAATTCATGGCAGTTCCTTTATCCAAAGTTATCCCGGAACTGTTATTTCCAGCCATCAGGCCAAGCTGGCGTTTCGGGTTAGTGGGCCGTTGATCAAAGTCTTGGTCAAACCCGGAGACAAGGTGAAAAAAGGGCAGCTGATGATGCAAATCGATCCACGCGATTTCGAGGATAGTATCCGGGTGTTGGAAGCACAATTAGCGGGCGCCGAGGCACAGCGGAACCGTGCCTTGCGTGATTTTAACAGGGCCCAGACTCTGTTTGATCAGCATGTCAGTGCGACAGCCGATTTCGACCGCGCCAAGGGTGCGTACGAAGTTGCTTTTTCCGGCGTTGCTATTATTGAAGCACAGCTGCAGATGGCCCGACATAGCCTGAAGGACACGTCGTTGCGTGCTCCTTATGCGGGGGTGATTACGACCCAGAGTGCAGAAAACTACGAGATGGTCAAAGCTGGTGTAGAAGTTCTTGCCATTGAGGATATTTCCAACATGGAAGTTGAAATTAAAATTCCGGAAAACGAGATTGCCCGTTACCCTTTGCAGGTTGGCCAAAAGGTGAAGGTTGAATTGGCCGCTATTTCGGATCATTCTTTTATCGCCAAACTGGTGGAGTGGAATAGTGCTGCTGATCCAATCACCCGGACCTATGCTCTGCGTTTCGCTTTTACTGCATCGCCGGAAATTCATGTGTTGCCGGGAATGACAGCTGAAGTCAGCCTCATCAATGATGCGAACCAACCATCTTCTTCCCACGCTCCGGAGCAGAAAAATGCATCCGGTGCGATCATGTAGTTTCGAGGGCAAATTATGAAATCACAACTTTTTGCTCTGCGAAAACGGACTTTGATGATTGTTTTCACCATTTTGTTGGTGGCGGCCGGTGTGATTGCTTACGAGAATCTGGGTCGTTTGGAAGACCCGACTTTTACCATCAAGACCGCCGTGGTGGCAACGAGCTATCCTGGAGCCAGTCCCGCAGAAGTTGAAGAAGAAGTCACCGACGTTATCGAAGAAGCCATCCAGGAAATGGGCCAGGTGAAAGAAATCTATTCCACTTCGCAGGAAGGCTATTCTTTCGTTTATGTTGATATGAAGGATACCTTCAAGTCGGATGAATTACCGCAGATCTGGGATGAACTGCGTCGCAAAGTGGCTGATGCCCAGGGGCAGCTGCCGCCGGGAGCCGGGCCATCGGTCGTCAATGATGATTTTGGTGACGTTTACGGTGTTTTTTTTGCGCTGACAGGGGACGAGCTGACAAATGCCGAACTGGTTGATTATGCCGATATCCTGAAAAAAGAGCTGCTTCTCTGTGATGATGTTGCAAAGATCGATATGTGGGGCGTTCGTCAGGAAGCCATTTTTGTCGAATTCAAACAATCCCAGCTGGCTCAGCTCGGAGTGACTCCACAGCAGATTATAGGGACTCTGCAGGCACAGAATCAGGTTCTGAGAAGCGGCAAGGTTCAGGTGGGTGATAACTATCTACGCATCAGCCCGAGTGGTGATCTGAGCAGTGAGGAAAAGATCGCTGATCTATTAATCGGCAGCGCTCGTGGCATGATCCGTTTAAGTGATGTCGCTTATATTTACCGGGACTATATCGATCCGCCACGCAACATTCTTCGTTACAATGGTAAAGCAGGGATCGGCCTGGGAATCGCTACGCTGGACGGCGGTAATGTTGTGACCATGGGCGATTCTATCCAGGCTCGGCTCAAAGAACTGGCGCCGAACAAACCGCAGCATGTTGAGATTCATTCTATCTATTACCAGAGTAAGGTGGTGATCGAATCTGTCGACACTTTCATACTCAACCTGATCGAAGCCGTCGCCATTGTCATTGTCCTGCTGATGCTGTTTATGGGCTGGAGAAGTGGAATGCTGATTGGAGCAGTGCTGTTGCTGACAATCCTGGCCACCTTTGTTGGTATGTTTGTCTTGGGTATAGATCTGCAAAAGGTCTCACTCGGTGCTTTGATTCTGGCGCTGGGGATGCTGGTAGATAATGCCATTGTCGTAGCTGACGGGACACTGGTGCGGATGGAACATGGTGATGATGTGGAAATCGCAGCGGATAAAACCGTCAAGGCAACCATCTGGCCGTTGCTGGGCGCTACGATCGTAGCAATTCTGGCTTTTACCGCCATCGGCTTTGCCCCGGGAAATGTCGGCGAGTTCTGCCGTTCGTTGTTCGATGTTATGGCCCTGTCACTGTTCATCAGCTGGCTTCTGGCGATCAGTGTGACGCCACTGTTCTGTGTCTGGTTTCTGCGGCAGGCTTCCAACAACGACGGCCATTCACATCACCGGGGCATGAATAAGTTGTATCGGCGTACCCTGCATCTTTCGATTCACTATCGCTGGATTGTGATAGCCTTAACTTCAGTCGCTCTGGGTGCGGCGCTGTTCGGTTTTAGTTTTATCCCCAAGGCCTTTTTCCCTGATTCAACCCAGCGTTATTTTTATGTCAACTACTGGAACCCTCAAGGGTCACATATCAATAAGACAGCTGCTGATATAGAGCAGATCGACCGTTATATTCGTGATCAAGACGGGGTGGTCAATACCACTTCATTTATCGGTGAGGGGGGGATGCGCTTTATCATCAGCTATGATTACCAGACACCGAACAGTTCTTACGGTCAGATTCTGGTAGAAGTGGATGATTTTCATCATATTGATCAGCTTCTGCAAGACATTGAAGCATACATGACAGATCAGTTTCCACAGGCTGAACCGTACGCGCAGAAAATCCAGAACGGTCCGGCAATCACCTATAAAATAGAGGCCCGTTTTCGGGGTCCTGATGTTGCCGTGCTGAAGGAATTGGCAGACAAAGCCGAGCAGATTCTTGTCGATTCCGGTAACGCCCGCGATCTGCGCACCGATTGGCGTCAGCCTGTTGAGGTTTTGCGGCCCCAGTTTGCCCAGACTCAGGCCCGTTACGCTGGGATTACCCGCACTGATGTGGCGCATGCGCTGCAGTGGAATTTTAACGGCATAACAGCGGGTCTTTACCGTGAACAGGATAAATTAATCCCGATTGTGTTCCGTTCTCCTGAAAATGAACGGGCCAGCCTTGATGATCTGGCGAATATGCAGATCTGGAGTTCACTGCAAAACAGCTTCGTCCCTTTACGCCAAGTTATCACCGGGATTGTGCCGGTGACGGAAGATGCGCTGGTTAAGCGACGGGACCGGCAACGGACGATCACTGTGCAGGCTAACCCCATAAGCGGACTGCCTGCAGAATTTCATGCCACGGTTCGGGATCAGATTGAAAATATTGAACTTCCTGTCGGCTACTCAATGGAATGGGGGGGCGAATTTGAAAGTTCAGCAGAAAGTCAGGCGCCACTGGCTAAAGTTTTTCCGCTCTGTATTCTGGGGATGTTTCTGATTGTGGTCTGGTTGTTCAATTCTTTCCGTCGCCCACTGATTATCTTCATGACTGTCCCTCTGTCATTGATTGGGGTGACCGCCGGACTTCTTCTGACCGGATTGCCTTTTGGTTTTATGTCAATACTCGGATTCCTGGGTCTGTCAGGGATGCTGATCAAAAATGCCATTGTTCTGATTGATCAGATTGAGCAGGACCTCAATTCTGGAGTCGAACCGTACAAGGCTGTGCTGGATTCATCAGTCAGCAGAATGCGACCGGTGCTGATGGCTTCTGGAACGACCATTCTCGGTATGGCGCCATTATTGTTTGACGCCTTTTATGCAGCGATGGCAGCGACCATTATGAGCGGTCTGTTTGCCGCAACCTTCCTGACTCTGATCATCGTTCCGGTTGTTTATACTCAGGTTTATAAAATCAAGGCGGATAAAAACTATGTTTAGATCGATTATTTTATTCCTGTTGCTGTTTTTCCCTCTGACAGTTTCTGCCCAATCGGAAGTTCTTCCGCAGATTGATATGGAAATACCCAGTGGTAGCTTGACCCTGGCGGAAGCTTTGCAGATTTCGCTGGAAGCCTCTCCGAGTGTCAAGCAGGCTGCTGCAAGGATCGAAGCAGCACAGGCGGTGGTTGACCAGGCCCGGTCTGCTCTGAGACCTGTGGCCAGTATGAATGTCGGTGGGCGTTACCAGCGAAGCA
This window encodes:
- a CDS encoding diacylglycerol kinase is translated as MQKNVGIKRIILAAGYSALGMKAAFQHEAAFRQELLFSLVLIPLAFWLDVEPLQRILMVGSLFLVMIVELLNSAIEAVVDRIGPEKHELSGRAKDLGSAAVLVSLILTAYIWGETLWTLWSK
- a CDS encoding phosphoethanolamine--lipid A transferase; translation: MILQLSRVKLIILTSLFLVFADNYRFFINVTKIYPISTSNMSFLLSIAVVFSCFLVLFFCLFNSRLTLKPVLIFSVLIAAFISYFANSYSTIIDDTMIQNVLETNAGESIDLISTKLLLYLFFLGILPATLIYKVRTPSQTIRRTILTTTATMSLSLLIIIIALLSFSKFYTSFFREHKPLRYYTNPTYAFYSAGKYIGNKFSSGEKQIKTIGLDAKKNESSQGRKLAIIVVGEAARADRFSLNGYEKETNPLLKEEDIINFSNMYSCGTTTAVSVPCMFSYLERKNYSDKKAKSTENILDVLARGGVHILWRDNNSSSKGVADRVRYENYRTPDNNKVCDGECRDMGMLGGLQEFINQQEQGDILIVLHQMGNHGPAYSKRYPQSFEKFKPVCETNQLEECRQEDIGNAYDNAILYTDYFLSQTIELLKKNDGKFQPALIYMSDHGESLGEGGLYLHGMPYFMAPDTQKHVGALMWFGQSSKQNINTERLKQVAGNDFSHDNLFHTLLGLMQIKTALYKEEKDILKSS
- a CDS encoding LTA synthase family protein, whose amino-acid sequence is MKSSRFQLILGIYAFWILLFFLTRLILLLLSWENITPTLYNYLEIFTSGWLFDSAFYAYAMIPAILYIGLLPQRIWAHRFHALWLKLTLFSTIYAACFIAVAEYFFWQEFSVRFNFISIDYLIYRREVTDNIVQSYPVIMILCGLFFVALLLYQPLSTLIQRSLRSQEKFSRRCLIAAILLLLPITGFFTINQELRNISANAYVKELASNGPYQFVAAFRNNELDFQQFYTSLSTRKADTLIRKETAEPNSHFISQAPFDIRREITRTGTEKRSNIILITVESLSSDFLGYFGNNKHLTPNLDALIKKSLFFDNLYATGTRTTRGLEAITLSIPPTPGRSIIKRIGRETNLWSLGNVLNTKGYSSYFLYGGRGYFENMNAFFSGNGYDIVDQSKVPDDEIHFTNAWGMADEDLYRQAIKVADHENQKEKPFFLHLMTTSNHRPYTYPEGRIDIPSGKGRAGAVKYTDYAIGELIRQASEKPWFDNTIFVIVADHQAGSAGKQALPIERYHIPLWIYAPQQIQPEINNSLASQIDLAPTLLGLLNMSYRSCFFGRDLLLAPPERALIANYQNLGLYNGQQLAILGPKERITLLTGYEKDQLSEQLTEKDNPVVQLNISYYQAAASIYKNGINAWSSRNDVPAHTAEL
- a CDS encoding TetR/AcrR family transcriptional regulator, with protein sequence MNKYQTSDKTRRALIGAAGELAAEEGFSTITTRKIAERSGENIGSIHYHFGSKEKLFEVTLLAACRSWITHPLAEILVDCNLQSKKGQAEAIIRAITRVTNLLFDRDIPGWHCRVVFQVMQTDNNLRDLFSATVMDEELEQIGKLLNAIDPTLSEELRLQHFLLLFIPLYFHADYRSAILQRLGKEEYSEEYLETLRDSCIRQALMRYHLPVE
- a CDS encoding efflux RND transporter periplasmic adaptor subunit, which translates into the protein MRKQNIIIFTLCLVLLLVGFSAAAEKGSKLQIHGSSFIQSYPGTVISSHQAKLAFRVSGPLIKVLVKPGDKVKKGQLMMQIDPRDFEDSIRVLEAQLAGAEAQRNRALRDFNRAQTLFDQHVSATADFDRAKGAYEVAFSGVAIIEAQLQMARHSLKDTSLRAPYAGVITTQSAENYEMVKAGVEVLAIEDISNMEVEIKIPENEIARYPLQVGQKVKVELAAISDHSFIAKLVEWNSAADPITRTYALRFAFTASPEIHVLPGMTAEVSLINDANQPSSSHAPEQKNASGAIM
- a CDS encoding efflux RND transporter permease subunit, which codes for MKSQLFALRKRTLMIVFTILLVAAGVIAYENLGRLEDPTFTIKTAVVATSYPGASPAEVEEEVTDVIEEAIQEMGQVKEIYSTSQEGYSFVYVDMKDTFKSDELPQIWDELRRKVADAQGQLPPGAGPSVVNDDFGDVYGVFFALTGDELTNAELVDYADILKKELLLCDDVAKIDMWGVRQEAIFVEFKQSQLAQLGVTPQQIIGTLQAQNQVLRSGKVQVGDNYLRISPSGDLSSEEKIADLLIGSARGMIRLSDVAYIYRDYIDPPRNILRYNGKAGIGLGIATLDGGNVVTMGDSIQARLKELAPNKPQHVEIHSIYYQSKVVIESVDTFILNLIEAVAIVIVLLMLFMGWRSGMLIGAVLLLTILATFVGMFVLGIDLQKVSLGALILALGMLVDNAIVVADGTLVRMEHGDDVEIAADKTVKATIWPLLGATIVAILAFTAIGFAPGNVGEFCRSLFDVMALSLFISWLLAISVTPLFCVWFLRQASNNDGHSHHRGMNKLYRRTLHLSIHYRWIVIALTSVALGAALFGFSFIPKAFFPDSTQRYFYVNYWNPQGSHINKTAADIEQIDRYIRDQDGVVNTTSFIGEGGMRFIISYDYQTPNSSYGQILVEVDDFHHIDQLLQDIEAYMTDQFPQAEPYAQKIQNGPAITYKIEARFRGPDVAVLKELADKAEQILVDSGNARDLRTDWRQPVEVLRPQFAQTQARYAGITRTDVAHALQWNFNGITAGLYREQDKLIPIVFRSPENERASLDDLANMQIWSSLQNSFVPLRQVITGIVPVTEDALVKRRDRQRTITVQANPISGLPAEFHATVRDQIENIELPVGYSMEWGGEFESSAESQAPLAKVFPLCILGMFLIVVWLFNSFRRPLIIFMTVPLSLIGVTAGLLLTGLPFGFMSILGFLGLSGMLIKNAIVLIDQIEQDLNSGVEPYKAVLDSSVSRMRPVLMASGTTILGMAPLLFDAFYAAMAATIMSGLFAATFLTLIIVPVVYTQVYKIKADKNYV